The segment TCATGATGAGTCGTCCGGCGATCGCGTCACCAACACCCCCTATTGAGCGGGCTGGAAAACTCGCAAAACCCTGAAAAATAAAGGTTTCCAGAACAATTAAAGGTTTATAAAATACCCAAAATAAGCCTTGATACGATAAAAATGAATGCCGTTTTTGAAATTATGAAAACTTTTCCCTCTTCCCTGTGAACAATTTCCTAACCTCACCCTAAGAGTTATCACCCTAAGAGTTATCACCATAAGAGTTATTCAGCAACTCTTAATTCTGTGTTAATGGAGCTAAGCGGACTCGAACCGCTGACCCCCTCAATGCCATTGAGGTGCTCTACCAGCTGAGCTATAGCCCCGTGCAGCATCTTCCATCATGCCTTGATTCTGTCCTTTCGTCAAGTCTGATTAAATTATTGCCTCGTCAGAGATCATTGAATTATGAAACCCTAAGCCTGACTAAAACGAACCCGAAACCGCCGCAATCCGACTCAAGTAGCCCAAATAGCTGTCCATCAAGAAATACACGACTAACATGGCAGCCGCCGACATCGCCACTAAAGTGCCAGCCAGCATAAAGGAAAACTCTCGTGTGTCAAACGCCTGTTGCATTAAGTGCAGTGACCAAGCAACTAGAGCAATATCGAATATTAAAATAGCAATCAACATAATTTAAGAAATGTAACATCTAGTCTATTCTAGCAGTGGTCTATGTAGCTGCAAACGATCCAATTGTGTGATATTAGTCACAAAAGTTTACGGCAGATCGGCAAGGATTTGAGAACCCTCATCACATCCGGACGGGAACCTGATGATCCTGCAAATAGTGCTTAATTTCCGATACGCTAAGTTGCCCGTAATGCAGTAGAGAGGCTAATAGGGCGGCTTCGGCTTTCCCCTCACTCAGGGCTTGATAAATGTGATCACAGGTTCCCGCACCCCCTGAGGCAATCACCGGAATTTCCACCTGGTCGGCAATGGTGCGGGTTAGCTCTAAGTCATACCCAGCTTGAGTTCCATCCGCATCCATACTGGTCACCAGTAATTCTCCCGCACCGCGTCGTTCGACTTCTTTTGCCCAGGCGATCGCATCCAGTCCCGTATTTTCTCGTCCGCCGCGCACGAAAACATCCCAACCCGGATGGCTGGGATCAACACGGCGACGGGCATCTATCGCCACCACAATACATTGATTGCCAAAGCGATCGCTAGCTTGATTGATAAAATCTGGATTACGGACAGCCGCCGAATTAATACTGACTTTATCGGCACCCGCCCTTAACAATAACTTAACAGTCTCTAAGGATTGGATACCGCCGCCAACGGTTAAGGGAATAAACACCTGTTCTGCGGTACGGTAGACAACATCGATAATAATATCCCGGTCTTCATGAGTGGCAGTGATATCCAAAAACACCAGTTCATCGGCACCGGCTTGATTGTAAGCTTGTGCCAATTCCACGGGATCACCCGCATCTTGCAAATTTACAAAGTTGATACCCTTGACCACCCGCCCCGCCTTTACATCCAGGCACGGTAAGATTCGTTTAGCTAGCATGTCAGATGTCTTACGCTGTGTGATGCGATAATACTGAGTTCCTTAACTAATCTAAACCTTTTGCGCCTGAGTGTCTTGGTCGCCGATGAAATGATAGGCTGAAATCATGGCTATAACCTCCTTTAGACAATCTCAAGAACCCGACCCACAACCCCAATCCCGTCAGAAAAAAAAGGGTCGCCGTAAGAAACGTCAGCAGGATCTGGAAACAGATTTGTTACTGGCGACGGCGACAGCCGATGAAACAGAGAACCAAGAGGAAGGGATTCGTCCCCATCGGTTAGCCGACTATATTGGGCAAAAAGAACTCAAAGATGTCTTAGAAATTGCGATCGCGGCGGCGAAGGCGCGAAATGAGGCTTTAGATCATTTGCTCTTGTATGGACCACCGGGATTGGGGAAAACCACGATGTCGCTAATTTTGGCGACGGAGATGGGGACGAATTGTAAAATTACAGCGGCGCCAGCGTTGGAACGTCCTCGGGATATTGTGGGGATTTTAGTGAATCTGAAACCGGGGGATATTTTGTTTATCGATGAGATTCATCGCCTCACACGCATGAGTGAGGAACTATTGTATCCGGCGATGGAGGATTATCGGTTAGATATTACGATTGGCAAAGGGCAATCAGCGCGAACTCGGAGTATTCCTTTACCCCAATTTACCTTGGTTGGGGCGACGACACGGGTGGGATCACTCACCTCCCCCTTACGCGATCGCTTCGGGTTGATCCAGCGCCTACGATTCTACGAACCCGAGGAATTGAGTCTAATTGTGCAACGCACCGCCCAATTATTACAAACGCCGATGAGCGAAGAGGGAGCGATAGAAATTGCCCGTCGTTCGCGGGGAACTCCCCGCATCGCCAATCGTTTACTGAGGCGAGTGCGGGATTATGCTCAGGTGAAAAAGATGGGTGTGATTAACCCAGACGTCGCCGCCGAAGCCTTGGAAGTCTTTAATGTTGATCCGGCGGGTTTGGATTGGACGGATCGGCTGGTGTTAAGTGTGATGATTGAACAATTCCAAGGGGGACCTGTGGGTTTAGAAGCCGTAGCCGCCGCCACCGGAGAAGACGCTCAAACCATTGAGGAAGTGTATGAACCGTATTTGTTACAGATTGGCTACTTACATCGAACCCCTCGCGGGCGGGTTGCTACAGACGCGGCTCGCAAGCATCTAGGGTATTGGCAAGAATGATATCCTCAAATTATGCCATCTACAGGATTAACCATGCATGGCTCGGCGCTTGAACTCCTCGTGCGCTCTAGACGGAAGTGATTCAACTTTTTTGGGCGATCGCTTTCCATTCTCACACGGCGCTTCAACGTTTGCCCAGTTCTCTTGAATGTAGTTTAGATCATCGGCTGATGCCACATAGCTTTCAACATAGCCACAATTGACACAAACATACGTATCCAGTGAAGCATAACGAGCGCTGGAGTTTCCTAGTCCTAGCGTCATCGTATTCAGTGCGGGAAATTTTCGGTTTTTGTTACTTCTGATCTGATAAGATCCACAGGAGTGGCATTGACCGTTCTTCATTGTCATGACTGCTTCAACCTTACAAGTTTGGCTTTCCTTTTGTCTTCATTAGGGAAACGGCACAATCCGGATGACCGTTAACTTTTATTTTCATTTCGCCAATGAAACGTGGGGGTCGTCTAGTCCACAAAATTCTGGTATAGTTCAACAGGCTGCTGCCAAAATAGAATTTTTCTCAATATCTTCTGACATTGCCGGATTTACAGGCGCTCAATACTCTAAACTAGCATCAAAATCAACAGGTTAACATAGTCAATTGAATACTGCCCACCTGAAATTTAAATCTGACATCAAATCGGGTTAAACAACCTCAGGAAACATGGCTGGAATGCTCATTATGACGTGATTGCTTTTGTGTGCAATCAACCTGATTCGATAGGACATCAATGTAACAACCTGTAGGGGCGACCCGCTTACATCAATTAACCACACCCGCCCACTCAATCGGGTCGGGTCGCCCTTTACTCAATGGGGTCTGATCCTCCTTGTGATGGTGACTTTATCCCATGAGAATTACCGTGTCAATAACATGGATAATACCATTATCTGCTTCGATGTCAGGGGCAACAACTGTGGCATTTTTGACTTCAAAACCATCAGAACAGTCAATTCGGATAGACGAACCCTCAACAGAGGTTACCGAATCGACCTTGGCTAAATCAGCTTGAGTCAATTTCCCGGAAACGACATGATATGTCAGAATTCGCGTAAGCTGGGGAATATTCTGGAGCAACGTTTGTATGGTTCCTGGTGGCAACTTAGCAAAAGCGGCATCATTGGGTGCAAAAACTGTAAAAGGACCAGGACTTTTAAGAGTGTCCACTAAACCAGCCGCTTGTACAGCAGCTACCAGGGTTTGGAATGAATCCGCACTAACGGCAATATCGACAATATCAGGCATTGTAAATAATTCTCCAATATTTTGACTTTATTTGCTATTATTTTATATTGGGTCGAGCTAAGATGACATAAAATAACCGAAGCGGCTCTTGGGGGGGTGAACCCTTGAACAATCTCTCCCTCAGGTGTACAAAGACCCTTACCCCCCAGGTAGTTGGAGAAGATATTTATCAACGAATTCAGGGGTTTCAAAAGCGCCAAAAGCATACCCACGCCGAAATTAAATCGATGTTGGGTCAGGTTCTGAAGAAAGTTGATTGGTCTTCTATAAAGATTCTCAGTATTGAGGATTTGAAGAAGGTTAAACAGGGAAAACGAGGGACGTTCTCTCGCCTGTTTAACAGGCGGCTGTCTCATTGGCTTTATCGTACTTTGGTGCAGTTTTTGGAAAGGAAGTGTGAGGAGGAGGGGATTCAGCTTGTGGTGAAAGACCCCTTCAAGACCTCGCAGTTCTGCTCGAACTGCAACAGATGGGATAGACGAAACCGAAAAGGTGACAGGTTTAGGTGTGTTCATTGTGGCTACCTTGCCCATGCTGACCACAACGCGGCACACAACAGGCGAGCTTTTAGGCGTGGCGGGAGTTTATGGTCTCCGTTCCTACTTAAGTTCAAAAAGTCAAAATTTTGGATAACCATTGATGTTAACTCATCCTCTGCAAAATAATCTCTTCTCGGATTTTTTCATTCTCCCATATCCCTGATATAGGAGCGGGTTTTATGACTCTCGTTTTTTCTCTCACCCCAATGAATTAAAGCCGCCCCGACTTTCTCTGATATGCTCCTAGTGGGGTTTTGATTGATTCAAACGCTTGAATCAGATTCCTTACTCTCCTTAATCTGCTCGCGTTTCAAGACACCCCATGGAAAGTCAGGTAAGTCACAAGCTAAAATCAGCGACATCAGTACTGAGGAGTCCGAATATGCGACATTTTATTGGCATCAGCGTCACCCTTGCCACAGCGGTACTTACGAGTGTTGCTTTTACGCCCACATCAGCATCAGCTCAAGCCGCTTACGGCAGTTATGTGGGAGTTGGTGGTACATTCGGTATTGAAGAAGATGATCGCGGTGAAGGGCGGCAATTTGGGGGAGTTTTGGCGGTACGGTACAAACTCTTAGAACTTCCTGTCTCTCTGCGAGCGCAAGCCCTGATTGGTGCAGGTACGGCGGTGGTGCCAACTATTTCTTATGATTTTCCCCTGAATTGGCAAACGGATGTTTATCTGGGGGCGGGTGCGGCGTTTGCTAGTGGTGATACGCCCTCGCCAGTGGGAGATAAAACCAGCTTCGCTTTGCAGCCGGGGATTGATTATGTTGTTCCTGGGGGTAGTACAGTGCTTTTTGGGAATGCGATTATTGCCTTTGATGCCTATCGTAAAGGAGGCGGAACAGCGGTTTCGGTGCAGGGTGGCGTAGGATTGCGATTTTAATCAGACACAAAAACTGCCGCTATTTTTGTCAGTAAACCCTGGTATTTGCCAAGAATTCAAATTCTTGGCTAAAAGCCCAAGTCGTCTAAAGACGACTAACGGGAATGCTAGGAAAAATTGACTCCTATTGAATCCGCTTGATTGCACACAGATACAATCCCGTTAGAATTAATGATAACTAGAGGGAGCATGTCAGGGAAAGCACAACATGTTCACGCTAACCTGCTGGCGTTGGGTTACTCTCCGAGAAGGCTTCGCCTACGTTCCTCAAGCCAACCTACTTGTGTTGGCATGCACCCTAACTAGAGACAGCAAAATCAACCAAGCGTGATGAGTTGAAGACTAGGATGGGGAAGTGACTGAGGGCTTATGGCACAATCAGAAGCAGATGAACTCTTAAACCTAGGACTTGAACACTATAAGCAGAGCCAATTTCGAGCGGCTTTGCGCTATTGGCAACAAGCCTTAACTCTCTATCGGGAAATCGGTGATTCCCTTGAGGATCGTCTCGCAGCACGCCAAGGGGAAGGGAATACCTTGAATCATTTGGGCAAGGCTTACCATTGTCTGAGTGAATACCAAAAGGTAATCGATTCCCATCAGCAATCTTTGAGAATTGCACAGGAAATTAGCGATCGCGTTATAGAAGGGGATGCCTTGATTGGTTTGGGCAAGGCTTATGATTCCCTGGGAGATTACCAAAAGGCAATTGATTCCCATCAGCAATCTCTGAGGATTGCCCAGGAAATTGGCGATTCCCTTGGGGATAGCTTGGCTTCACGCATTATGGCAGGGAATGCCTTGAATGGCTTGGGTAAGGCTTACTATTGCCTGGATGAATACCAAAAAGCGATTGATTACCATCAGCAGTCGCTGGAGATTTTCCAGGAAATTAGCGATTCCCTTGGGGATAGCTTTGATTCACGCCAGGGAAAAAGTGATGCTCTGAATAATTTGGGTAATACTTACCAGTCTCTGGGAAACTACGCAAAGGCAATCGAGTGTCATCAGCAGTCTCTGGCGATTAGACGGGCAATCGGCGATCGCTTGGCAGTCGGGATTTCCCTAAATAATTTGGGCAATGTTTACTATTCGCAGAAAGACTACCACAAGGCAATCGAATACTATCAGCAGTCTCTGGGGATTGCAAGGGAAATTGGCGATCGCAGTGGGGAAGGATGTTACTTGGGGAATTTGGGCAGTGCTTACAAATTTCTGGGAGACTACCACAAGGCAATCGATTATCATCAGCAGTCTCTGAGGATAAAACAGGAAATTGAAATTAACGATCGCCGTGGGGAAGGGATTTCCTTGCATAATTTAGGCAGTGCTTATTTTTCCCTGGGAGATTACTCAAGGGCAATCGATTACCAGCAGCAGTCTCTAGCGATTGCACGGGAAATCGGCGATCGCTTGGGAGAATGGCTTTCTCTCAACGATCTCGGTAAAGTTTTCCTGAAAACCAATCAATTGGTAGATGCTGAAGAAAAACTTCGTGCGGCGCTGGAAATTTGTGAAACTTTGCGTTCGAGTTTAGTGAATAGTGATCATCAAGTCTCCCTGTTTGAAACTCACAAAACAACCTATCGCCTGCTGCAACAGGTTTTAGTGGTACAAGAAAACTATGAGATTGCCTTAGAGATAGCCGAACAGGGGCGGACTCGCATTTTTGCTGAGTTATTGCGAGAACGATCCTCAAAACCAGATGAAGTAATGGAGATAGCCAATCAGGGAAGCGCAGCAACATCAAAGCGGGCTGTTCAAATTGCTCAAGAACAAAATGCCACTATTGTTGAATATTCAATTGTTGAAGATGATATCTATTGTTGGGTGATCTCACCCACGGGCAACATCACATTTCGACGCGCTAACCTGACACCCTTACAGGCACAAAATAAAACCCTCACCGATTTAGACGACATCATTCTCAAAGCACGAGTTTCTATTGGGGTTGATGAACGAGATAAAAATGGCAAAAAAATTCAATGCGAATCCAACGAAATCATCGATGCCTACGGACGTTATCCCTTACTCCAATTGCTCTATCAAATCCTCATTTCCCCCATTGCTGACTTACTTCCTCCAGACCCCCATACGCCTCTAATTATTATCCCCAATTACGGCTTATTTTTAGTCCCATTCTCAGCGCTGCAAGATGCCAAGAATCGCTACTTTATCGAACACCATACCCTTCTCACCGCTCCTTCCATCGAAATCTTAGAACTCACTCATCAGCGCCAACAATCTCTCAGCCGCGTCAACCAATCCGCCCTGGTTGTCGGAGAACCCACCATTGACGCCCAATTCACCCAGCCCCCTTATAATCTTAAACCAATTCCCGCTGCTAAAGAGGCAGCAGAAGCGATCGCCACCCTACTGCAAACCCAAGCCATTACGGGTGAAATGGCAACAAAAGCCCGAATCCTCAACCAGATGAAAACGGCTTCCCTCATCCATATCTCCGCTCATGGATTACTGGAAGATTTCCACGAATCTGGGATTCCCGGTACAATTATTCTTGCCCCCGACAACACCGATAATGGTGCCCTGAATGCAGCAGAAATTCTTTCCTTAACCCTGAATGCGGAATTTGTTGTCCTTAGTGCTTGTAGTACCGGAAAAGGTGAAATTACGGGTGATGGCATCATCGGATTGTCCCGTTGCTTTATCCTGGCAGGGGTTCCCAGTCTAATTGTTTCCTTGTGGGACATGGGCGCCTATTCTGCCAAAAGAGTAATGATAGAATTTTATCAAAATTTAGCCCAAGGTGATGATAAAGCCACAGCATTACGTCAGGCTATACTCAAAGCAAAAGAATACTTTTCTTGTCCCGCTGATTGGGCAGCCTTTACCCTAATTGGCGAAACTGCACCGTTATCTTTAGGTACACCAATACCGGAACCAAGGAGACGAACCATGGTATTTCCTTCAGAATCCACACCCCAAGAAATTCGAGACGCTTTCTTTAATTTATTAGAAACGTCCAACCTATTTTCTAAGCATTTGCCATCCCTAGAGCAACTGATTGCCCAATCAACAGATACACCCCAAGACATTGCCCAGCGCATTGAGCAATGGTGCGAAAGTCGCCCGACGATTCAAGCAAATATGGCAAACAAACTGAGTCAAATGGGTGCAGGGGGTACAGATAGCCAACCCGATGCAGACATTGCGGCTGAGTTTAACCAACGATTGGAAAAAAACCGGATCAGATTGGGTTCGCCTCCCGCCTCATCCATGAATCAAACTGAGAAATAGAAGAATAAGCTAAGGCGCATTTAAGTTAGGTATTAGTAGCGAGCAAGATACTCTCACTACAAAGATTTCACCATTATTGACATTAAAAAGCTGAACAGCTTACCCAGAAACTGTAGGGGCGCAAGGCTTGCGCCCCTATGCATTAACAAAACGATATTATCAACCAACTATGACAAAAGACTATAAAATCAGGAATCCCAGCATAACCCTCTATCCCTTCCATCTCCGCGATGACTTTGACGAAGGCTTCCAAGCCGTAGCCAAAAATGCTCAAGACTTGTGGGAAATCCTAGCCGATGATATTGGCAAAACTTTCAACATTCCCGAACTTCAATCCCTACGCAATCACCTCATTTGCTACCAAAACGGACAGTATTATCCCAGTGGTGAAGATAAACAGTCAGATTACCAAGAACTCATCGCCTCATCTCAAAAAACCCTAAGATTCCAGCCGAATTCCCAACCGGATGACTTACAACTCAACGGTTCAATTTATCCTTTACGCCTTCATGATACCTACACGGCTGACTTAACCTTGTCTGTTCCAACCCAAACAATCCCCATCACTCAACTCCAACACTTTAATCCCAATGGTTGTTTACTCCCCGATAACATTAAACCCTCTCTCGGACAAACCTTATTACTCTATGCCGAACCCATCTCTTTTGATAATTACCGCCGCCTTGCTGATGGCTGTATTCAAGCGTTATGGCACAATACTCCTCAACCAGTACCCAAGTTAATCGCTGAAGGGCAGCTTTTGGGCAGTCCAATTTTTGAGTATGATCATCGAAATCTAAATCCGGCTCAACAGTGTCACATCCTAGTCTGGTTGAAAGGTGATCCCAATACCTTAAATTTACCTCCATCAAACTTTAACTATTACCTGATCAACTTACTGTTTTCTCATGCTAAGATACGCTTTGCATTTGCAAAATCCAGAGAATTGTATCGGGAAGGACAACGCCTGACCAGCAATATCGAAAAAGAAATTCCTCAATTCACCAAAATAGAACAGGAGCCAGATGCAGAGAGTCGCCTCACCCAACTCAAACAATTACTAGCTCGCATCCGCACCAAAGTTTTTGATTACACTAAGTGCTTAAGTTTATTGAAGGAAAATAGCAATACTTTAACTGTTAATACTAACAACTATAGAGAAATCCTAGAGGAGATTCAAAAACTAACGTTAGCCGATGATAACCTGGACTTTTTATACAAATTTCTCAACTTAGCAGAACATGACCATCAGCAGCAAATTCAAGCCGACTTAAATTACCTATTTGCCAGTCAGGATTTATTCCAACAAATGATTGCCACTATCCGAGGCATGGTAGAGATTGAACAAATCGAAAGTGACAGACGGTGGCAAGCTACTGAAAATCGGCAAAGTCGCCAATTGCAAGAAGCCTTAGCCCGACAAGAAGCCGCCCAAAGAGAACAAGAACGTCAAGCGCAGGAACAAGCCAAACAGCAGGAAGCAAGGGAAAAGAAACGGGAAAGACGGCTAGAAGATATTATCTTTTTTGTGGGTACAGTAATTGGTGCTAGCGGTATCTTTGGTTCCAGTTATCCTCTCCTGCAAGAGACTCCCATTCAATGGCATCCCGATGCTTTGTTACCGATACATCCGTTTGTCGGGTCAATTTTATGGAGTATTATTTTTGGTATCGCGATTGGGTTAGTTACTTTATTCTTCCTGATACTGATTAGAAAATTACTCGAATCGTAAGGGAGTCTGTCACCGTTGTAGGTTGGGTTGAGCGATAGGGAAACCCAACAGGCTAACCTAACTTTTCACGAGATCTAGAAAACCTCTCTCCAAACCTCTCTCCTGCAAGGAGAGAGGCTTTGAATTCTCCAACTTCCGTGCAACAAAAGCGAAGCATCCGCTGGTCTCCCCCTTTTTAAGGGTGACGGGAGGGGGATCTAAAGGGGGACGATAGGGGTGGAAAGGGGGCTAGGGGGTTAGGTGTGATATCGATTTTTTTAGATGGCGTGAAAAGTCTGACTTTTCACTGGGAACGAGGGTGCGAACTTGGAACAGGCATACAGAACATTGGTGTAAA is part of the Coleofasciculus chthonoplastes PCC 7420 genome and harbors:
- the hisF gene encoding imidazole glycerol phosphate synthase subunit HisF translates to MLAKRILPCLDVKAGRVVKGINFVNLQDAGDPVELAQAYNQAGADELVFLDITATHEDRDIIIDVVYRTAEQVFIPLTVGGGIQSLETVKLLLRAGADKVSINSAAVRNPDFINQASDRFGNQCIVVAIDARRRVDPSHPGWDVFVRGGRENTGLDAIAWAKEVERRGAGELLVTSMDADGTQAGYDLELTRTIADQVEIPVIASGGAGTCDHIYQALSEGKAEAALLASLLHYGQLSVSEIKHYLQDHQVPVRM
- the ruvB gene encoding Holliday junction branch migration DNA helicase RuvB, whose translation is MAITSFRQSQEPDPQPQSRQKKKGRRKKRQQDLETDLLLATATADETENQEEGIRPHRLADYIGQKELKDVLEIAIAAAKARNEALDHLLLYGPPGLGKTTMSLILATEMGTNCKITAAPALERPRDIVGILVNLKPGDILFIDEIHRLTRMSEELLYPAMEDYRLDITIGKGQSARTRSIPLPQFTLVGATTRVGSLTSPLRDRFGLIQRLRFYEPEELSLIVQRTAQLLQTPMSEEGAIEIARRSRGTPRIANRLLRRVRDYAQVKKMGVINPDVAAEALEVFNVDPAGLDWTDRLVLSVMIEQFQGGPVGLEAVAAATGEDAQTIEEVYEPYLLQIGYLHRTPRGRVATDAARKHLGYWQE
- a CDS encoding CHAT domain-containing tetratricopeptide repeat protein — translated: MAQSEADELLNLGLEHYKQSQFRAALRYWQQALTLYREIGDSLEDRLAARQGEGNTLNHLGKAYHCLSEYQKVIDSHQQSLRIAQEISDRVIEGDALIGLGKAYDSLGDYQKAIDSHQQSLRIAQEIGDSLGDSLASRIMAGNALNGLGKAYYCLDEYQKAIDYHQQSLEIFQEISDSLGDSFDSRQGKSDALNNLGNTYQSLGNYAKAIECHQQSLAIRRAIGDRLAVGISLNNLGNVYYSQKDYHKAIEYYQQSLGIAREIGDRSGEGCYLGNLGSAYKFLGDYHKAIDYHQQSLRIKQEIEINDRRGEGISLHNLGSAYFSLGDYSRAIDYQQQSLAIAREIGDRLGEWLSLNDLGKVFLKTNQLVDAEEKLRAALEICETLRSSLVNSDHQVSLFETHKTTYRLLQQVLVVQENYEIALEIAEQGRTRIFAELLRERSSKPDEVMEIANQGSAATSKRAVQIAQEQNATIVEYSIVEDDIYCWVISPTGNITFRRANLTPLQAQNKTLTDLDDIILKARVSIGVDERDKNGKKIQCESNEIIDAYGRYPLLQLLYQILISPIADLLPPDPHTPLIIIPNYGLFLVPFSALQDAKNRYFIEHHTLLTAPSIEILELTHQRQQSLSRVNQSALVVGEPTIDAQFTQPPYNLKPIPAAKEAAEAIATLLQTQAITGEMATKARILNQMKTASLIHISAHGLLEDFHESGIPGTIILAPDNTDNGALNAAEILSLTLNAEFVVLSACSTGKGEITGDGIIGLSRCFILAGVPSLIVSLWDMGAYSAKRVMIEFYQNLAQGDDKATALRQAILKAKEYFSCPADWAAFTLIGETAPLSLGTPIPEPRRRTMVFPSESTPQEIRDAFFNLLETSNLFSKHLPSLEQLIAQSTDTPQDIAQRIEQWCESRPTIQANMANKLSQMGAGGTDSQPDADIAAEFNQRLEKNRIRLGSPPASSMNQTEK
- a CDS encoding zinc ribbon domain-containing protein translates to MLGQVLKKVDWSSIKILSIEDLKKVKQGKRGTFSRLFNRRLSHWLYRTLVQFLERKCEEEGIQLVVKDPFKTSQFCSNCNRWDRRNRKGDRFRCVHCGYLAHADHNAAHNRRAFRRGGSLWSPFLLKFKKSKFWITIDVNSSSAK
- a CDS encoding fasciclin domain-containing protein, whose translation is MPDIVDIAVSADSFQTLVAAVQAAGLVDTLKSPGPFTVFAPNDAAFAKLPPGTIQTLLQNIPQLTRILTYHVVSGKLTQADLAKVDSVTSVEGSSIRIDCSDGFEVKNATVVAPDIEADNGIIHVIDTVILMG